In a genomic window of Penaeus monodon isolate SGIC_2016 chromosome 27, NSTDA_Pmon_1, whole genome shotgun sequence:
- the LOC119590764 gene encoding hemocyanin C chain-like has product MNTHHVTWHMEFPFWWQDKYGHHLDRKGESFFWVHHQLTVRFDAERLSNYLDPVDELHWDKPIVQGFAPHTTYKYGGPFPSRPDNVDFEDVDGVARIRDLLIVESRIRDAIAHGYIADRTGERIDIMNERGINVLGDIIESSLYSPNVQYYGALHNTAHIVLGRQGDPHGKYDLPPGVLEHFETATRDPSFFRLHKYMDNIFKEHKDSLPPYTQEELTFVGVSVENLSVNGELETYFEDFEYSLINAVDDTEQIEDVDISTFVPRLNHKEFAYNIDINNNNGEESLATVRIFAWPHHDNNGIEYSFDEGRWNAIELDKFWTKLTPGTNHIVRKSSESSVTVPDVPSFQTLFDKTKEALDGGDSSLENYVSATGIPNRFLLPKGNEQGLDFDLVVAVTDGKADAAVDGLHENTEFNHYGSHGNYPDNRPHGYPLDRKVPDERVFENLPNFSHIQVKVFNHGEHVQHH; this is encoded by the exons ATGAACACTCATCACGTTACTTGGCATATGGAATTCCCATTCTGGTGGCAGGACAAATACGGTCATCATCTTGATCGCAAAGGAGAGAGTTTCTTCTGGGTACATCATCAGCTTACTGTCCGCTTCGATGCCGAACGTCTCTCCAATTACTTAGACCCTGTAGACGAGCTGCATTGGGATAAGCCCATCGTTCAGGGCTTTGCACCCCATACCACATACAAGTACGGAGGTCCGTTCCCCTCTCGTCCAGATAACGTAGACTTCGAGGATGTGGATGGTGTTGCCCGAATTCGAGACTTGCTCATCGTTGAAAGCCGAATCCGTGATGCCATTGCTCATGGTTACATAGCTGACAGAACTGGTGAACGCATCGATATCATGAATGAACGCGGCATCAACGTCCTTGGAGACATTATTGAATCATCTTTGTACAGCCCTAATGTCCAGTACTACGGAGCCTTGCACAACACTGCTCACATTGTACTTGGTCGTCAGGGAGATCCCCATGGAAAGTACGATTTACCCCCAGGCGTGTTAGAACACTTCGAAACTGCCACACGTGATCCCAGTTTCTTTAGGCTACACAAATATATGGATAACATCTTTAAGGAGCACAAggactcccttcctccttacacTCAAGAAGAACTCACATTCGTAGGTGTGAGCGTTGAAAATTTGTCCGTAAATGGAGAGCTTGAGACTTACTTTGAAGACTTTGAATACAGCCTTATTAATGCCGTTGATGATACCGAACAAATTGAAGATGTAGACATTTCTACTTTTGTGCCTCGACTCAATCACAAAGAATTCGCTTACAACAttgacatcaataacaacaatggcgAGGAATCACTGGCAACAGTCCGCATTTTCGCTTGGCCTCATCACGATAACAATGGTATCGAGTATTCCTTTGATGAAGGTCGCTGGAATGCCATTGAATTAGATAAATTCTGGACTAAGT TGACACCAGGAACCAACCACATTGTCCGAAAGTCTTCTGAGTCTTCGGTTACCGTCCCTGATGTACCGAGTTTCCAGACTCTCTTCGATAAGACCAAGGAAGCTTTGGATGGTGGAGACTCCAGCCTTGAAAACTATGTGAGTGCCACTGGCATTCCCAACAGATTCCTACTTCCCAAGGGTAATGAACAAGGTCTGGATTTCGACCTTGTCGTAGCAGTGACCGATGGTAAGGCTGACGCAGCAGTGGATGGCCTTCACGAAAATACCGAATTCAATCACTATGGTTCCCATGGCAATTACCCTGACAATCGCCCACACGGATACCCTCTGGATCGCAAGGTTCCCGACGAGCGTGTATTCGAAAATCTTCCCAACTTTAGTCACATCCAGGTTAAGGTTTTCAATCATGGTGAACATGTCCAACACCATTAA